The Nothobranchius furzeri strain GRZ-AD chromosome 6, NfurGRZ-RIMD1, whole genome shotgun sequence genome includes a region encoding these proteins:
- the LOC129164460 gene encoding protein FAM240C translates to MMSAARIHDKLKVQSFWEQKILQHSRQMDEEENRVRSSALARLRQQWILRLDQRNQQQQNFFEERRKRVQITQRFL, encoded by the exons ATGATGAGCGCAGCTCGGATTCATGACAAACTCAAAGTCCAGTCGTTCTGGGAGCAGAAGATCCTGCAGCACAGCCGTCAGATGGATGAGGAGGAGAACCGTGTGAGGAGCAGCGCTCTGGCTCG ACTCAGGCAGCAGTGGATTCTCCGTTTGGACCAGAGgaaccagcagcagcagaacttcTTTGAGGAGAGAAGAAAACGAGTGCAGATAACTCAAAGGTTTCTGTAA